A stretch of the Pangasianodon hypophthalmus isolate fPanHyp1 chromosome 28, fPanHyp1.pri, whole genome shotgun sequence genome encodes the following:
- the ptpn9b gene encoding tyrosine-protein phosphatase non-receptor type 9 isoform X1 has product MAEALTTQEEVAVEEFLAALRCREQSQNATLVSQITAVKFLMARKFDVSRAIELFQAYKYTRIKEGIYNINPNEEPLRTELLSGKFTVLPGRDAKGAALALFTARLHRPDVTTHKAVLQAIIYQLDKAIESIQTQRDGLIFIYDMTNSTYANFDYELCVKILNLLKGAFPARLKCVFIVSSPLWFRAPFAVLRLFVREKLRERVCTVKAHELANHIPVTSLPEHLGGSSQYSHMAWIQSCVNSTLNNSTDGNTDCLDGLLHSYCQDQNQTANANPGATLLGNSLDDGNANPQNHRHTHWNGLTPLCSNANIANGRQAPPPQSDTPPDTPLHHKHNTETPSAPKGGVNDCRRDGNGAEQEADFLGEEAETRDGVPPLPQKSSRPTPLSRSPVHETSWPLGTASVHTAEPGGMSVQELVQHVKTKKKKGIYQEYEEIRKEPPAGTFDYSKKPANQVKNRYSDVLCLDESRVRLCPLNDDDDETSDYINASFMDGYKMTNAYIATQGPLPKTYGDFWRMVWEQLVLIIVMTTRVVERGRVKCGQYWPLEAGRTEEYGYFLVRNVHIEMFQDFKLSHLELYNSQTGECREVSHYLYMSWPDFGVPKSASAMLDFRAKVKQRQELALRTIFPDWTGPLGGPPIVVHCSAGIGRTGTFCTLDICLSRLEDIATVDVKQTVRRMRTQRAFSIQTWDQYYFCYRAVIEYAQQKRLLAPVEWSDTELETDSE; this is encoded by the exons ATGGCGGAAGCCCTGACAACCCAAGAAGAGGTG gcggTGGAGGAGTTCCTGGCTGCATTAAGATGTAGGGAACAGTCGCAGAACGCCACCCTCGTCAGTCAGATCACTGCCGTCAAGTTTCTCATGGCACGAAAGTTCGACGTCTCCCGAGCCATAGAACTCTTCCAGGCTTACAAG TATACTAGGATAAAGGAAGGTATCTACAATATTAACCCAAATGAAGAACCTTTGAGGACTGAGTTATTGAGTGGCAAATTTACAGTCCTG CCAGGGCGTGACGCTAAGGGCGCAGCCTTGGCGCTCTTCACTGCCCGTCTCCACCGTCCTGACGTCACTACCCACAAGGCTGTTCTTCAGGCCATCATCTATCAGCTGGACAAAGCCATAGAGAG CATTCAGACTCAGAGAGATGGTCTTATATTCATCTACGACATGACAAACTCCACCTACGCCAACTTCGACTACGAACTCTGTGTCAAAATTTTAAACCTTCTCAAA GGAGCTTTTCCTGCCAGGTTAAAGTGCGTGTTCATTGTGTCATCGCCACTTTGGTTTCGAGCGCCGTTTGCCGTACTGCGTCTTTTTGTGCGAGAGAAACTCAGAGAGAGG GTGTGTACTGTAAAAGCTCATGAACTGGCCAATCACATCCCAGTCACCTCGCTCCCGGAGCACCTGGGTGGCTCGTCACAGTACAGCCACATGGCCTGGATCCAGTCATGTGTTAattccaccctgaacaactccACTGATGGCAACACAGACTGTTTGGACGGTCTGCTGCACTCCTACTGTCAGGATCAAAACCAGACGGCCAACGCAAACCCAGGTGCCACGTTGCTTGGGAACAGCCTTGATGACGGCAACGCTAATCCTCAGAACCACCGGCACACCCATTGGAATGGCCTGACACCACTTTGTTCAAACGCCAACATAGCCAACGGCCGTCAGGCTCCACCCCCTCAGTCAGATACGCCCCCAGACACGCCTCTGcatcacaaacacaacacagaaaCACCGTCAGCGCCAAAAGGAGGCGTGAATGACTGCCGGCGAGACGGCAACGGCGCTGAGCAGGAAGCCGACTTCCTTGGCGAGGAAGCGGAAACAAGAGATGGAGTCCCACCCCTTCCTCAGAAGTCATCGAGGCCAACACCCCTGTCACGTAGCCCAGTCCATGAGACAAGCTGGCCACTTGGAACGGCATCGGTACATACGGCCGAGCCAGGGGGAATGTCGGTGCAGGAGCTGGTGCAGCACGTCaaaaccaagaagaagaaaggcaTCTACCAGGAGTACGAGGAGATCCGGAAAGAGCCACCCGCTGGAACCTTTGACTACTCCaa GAAACCAGCTAACCAGGTCAAAAACCGCTACAGTGACGTGCTCTGCCTGGACGAATCCCGTGTCCGACTTTGCCCACTCAATGATGACGACGATGAG ACTTCAGACTACATTAACGCAAGTTTCATGGACGGCTACAAGATGACGAACGCGTACATTGCCACTCAGG GGCCTTTGCCAAAAACATATGGTGATTTTTGGCGAATGGTATGGGAGCAATTGGTGTTAATCATAGTCATGACAACAAG agttGTGGAGCGAGGCAGAGTGAAGTGCGGACAGTACTGGCCTCTGGAAGCAGGCCGCACAGAGGAGTATGGGTACTTCCTGGTGAGAAACGTCCACATTGAGATGTTTCAAGATTTTAAACTTTCACATCTGGAGCTCTATAATAGTCAG actggTGAGTGTAGAGAGGTGTCTCATTACCTGTACATGAGCTGGCCGGATTTTGGGGTTCCAAAATCTGCGTCAGCCATGTTGGATTTCCGGGCAAAGGTGAAGCAGAGGCAGGAGCTGGCATTGCGAACGATATTTCCTGATTGGACGGGACCTCTAGGAGGCCCTCCCATAGTCGTGCACTGCAGTGCTGGAATCGGAAGGACAG GTACGTTCTGCACGCTGGACATTTGTCTCTCGCGCCTTGAGGACATTGCCACGGTGGACGTGAAGCAGACGGTGCGACGCATGCGCACTCAGCGCGCCTTCAGCATCCAGACGTGGGACCAGTATTACTTCTGCTACCGAGCCGTGATCGAGTACGCACAACAAAAAAGACTCCTCGCACCCGTCGAGTGGTCCGACACAGAGCTGGAGACGGACAGCGAGTGa
- the ptpn9b gene encoding tyrosine-protein phosphatase non-receptor type 9 isoform X2 has product MAEALTTQEEAVEEFLAALRCREQSQNATLVSQITAVKFLMARKFDVSRAIELFQAYKYTRIKEGIYNINPNEEPLRTELLSGKFTVLPGRDAKGAALALFTARLHRPDVTTHKAVLQAIIYQLDKAIESIQTQRDGLIFIYDMTNSTYANFDYELCVKILNLLKGAFPARLKCVFIVSSPLWFRAPFAVLRLFVREKLRERVCTVKAHELANHIPVTSLPEHLGGSSQYSHMAWIQSCVNSTLNNSTDGNTDCLDGLLHSYCQDQNQTANANPGATLLGNSLDDGNANPQNHRHTHWNGLTPLCSNANIANGRQAPPPQSDTPPDTPLHHKHNTETPSAPKGGVNDCRRDGNGAEQEADFLGEEAETRDGVPPLPQKSSRPTPLSRSPVHETSWPLGTASVHTAEPGGMSVQELVQHVKTKKKKGIYQEYEEIRKEPPAGTFDYSKKPANQVKNRYSDVLCLDESRVRLCPLNDDDDETSDYINASFMDGYKMTNAYIATQGPLPKTYGDFWRMVWEQLVLIIVMTTRVVERGRVKCGQYWPLEAGRTEEYGYFLVRNVHIEMFQDFKLSHLELYNSQTGECREVSHYLYMSWPDFGVPKSASAMLDFRAKVKQRQELALRTIFPDWTGPLGGPPIVVHCSAGIGRTGTFCTLDICLSRLEDIATVDVKQTVRRMRTQRAFSIQTWDQYYFCYRAVIEYAQQKRLLAPVEWSDTELETDSE; this is encoded by the exons ATGGCGGAAGCCCTGACAACCCAAGAAGAG gcggTGGAGGAGTTCCTGGCTGCATTAAGATGTAGGGAACAGTCGCAGAACGCCACCCTCGTCAGTCAGATCACTGCCGTCAAGTTTCTCATGGCACGAAAGTTCGACGTCTCCCGAGCCATAGAACTCTTCCAGGCTTACAAG TATACTAGGATAAAGGAAGGTATCTACAATATTAACCCAAATGAAGAACCTTTGAGGACTGAGTTATTGAGTGGCAAATTTACAGTCCTG CCAGGGCGTGACGCTAAGGGCGCAGCCTTGGCGCTCTTCACTGCCCGTCTCCACCGTCCTGACGTCACTACCCACAAGGCTGTTCTTCAGGCCATCATCTATCAGCTGGACAAAGCCATAGAGAG CATTCAGACTCAGAGAGATGGTCTTATATTCATCTACGACATGACAAACTCCACCTACGCCAACTTCGACTACGAACTCTGTGTCAAAATTTTAAACCTTCTCAAA GGAGCTTTTCCTGCCAGGTTAAAGTGCGTGTTCATTGTGTCATCGCCACTTTGGTTTCGAGCGCCGTTTGCCGTACTGCGTCTTTTTGTGCGAGAGAAACTCAGAGAGAGG GTGTGTACTGTAAAAGCTCATGAACTGGCCAATCACATCCCAGTCACCTCGCTCCCGGAGCACCTGGGTGGCTCGTCACAGTACAGCCACATGGCCTGGATCCAGTCATGTGTTAattccaccctgaacaactccACTGATGGCAACACAGACTGTTTGGACGGTCTGCTGCACTCCTACTGTCAGGATCAAAACCAGACGGCCAACGCAAACCCAGGTGCCACGTTGCTTGGGAACAGCCTTGATGACGGCAACGCTAATCCTCAGAACCACCGGCACACCCATTGGAATGGCCTGACACCACTTTGTTCAAACGCCAACATAGCCAACGGCCGTCAGGCTCCACCCCCTCAGTCAGATACGCCCCCAGACACGCCTCTGcatcacaaacacaacacagaaaCACCGTCAGCGCCAAAAGGAGGCGTGAATGACTGCCGGCGAGACGGCAACGGCGCTGAGCAGGAAGCCGACTTCCTTGGCGAGGAAGCGGAAACAAGAGATGGAGTCCCACCCCTTCCTCAGAAGTCATCGAGGCCAACACCCCTGTCACGTAGCCCAGTCCATGAGACAAGCTGGCCACTTGGAACGGCATCGGTACATACGGCCGAGCCAGGGGGAATGTCGGTGCAGGAGCTGGTGCAGCACGTCaaaaccaagaagaagaaaggcaTCTACCAGGAGTACGAGGAGATCCGGAAAGAGCCACCCGCTGGAACCTTTGACTACTCCaa GAAACCAGCTAACCAGGTCAAAAACCGCTACAGTGACGTGCTCTGCCTGGACGAATCCCGTGTCCGACTTTGCCCACTCAATGATGACGACGATGAG ACTTCAGACTACATTAACGCAAGTTTCATGGACGGCTACAAGATGACGAACGCGTACATTGCCACTCAGG GGCCTTTGCCAAAAACATATGGTGATTTTTGGCGAATGGTATGGGAGCAATTGGTGTTAATCATAGTCATGACAACAAG agttGTGGAGCGAGGCAGAGTGAAGTGCGGACAGTACTGGCCTCTGGAAGCAGGCCGCACAGAGGAGTATGGGTACTTCCTGGTGAGAAACGTCCACATTGAGATGTTTCAAGATTTTAAACTTTCACATCTGGAGCTCTATAATAGTCAG actggTGAGTGTAGAGAGGTGTCTCATTACCTGTACATGAGCTGGCCGGATTTTGGGGTTCCAAAATCTGCGTCAGCCATGTTGGATTTCCGGGCAAAGGTGAAGCAGAGGCAGGAGCTGGCATTGCGAACGATATTTCCTGATTGGACGGGACCTCTAGGAGGCCCTCCCATAGTCGTGCACTGCAGTGCTGGAATCGGAAGGACAG GTACGTTCTGCACGCTGGACATTTGTCTCTCGCGCCTTGAGGACATTGCCACGGTGGACGTGAAGCAGACGGTGCGACGCATGCGCACTCAGCGCGCCTTCAGCATCCAGACGTGGGACCAGTATTACTTCTGCTACCGAGCCGTGATCGAGTACGCACAACAAAAAAGACTCCTCGCACCCGTCGAGTGGTCCGACACAGAGCTGGAGACGGACAGCGAGTGa
- the ptpn9b gene encoding tyrosine-protein phosphatase non-receptor type 9 isoform X3, translating into MARKFDVSRAIELFQAYKYTRIKEGIYNINPNEEPLRTELLSGKFTVLPGRDAKGAALALFTARLHRPDVTTHKAVLQAIIYQLDKAIESIQTQRDGLIFIYDMTNSTYANFDYELCVKILNLLKGAFPARLKCVFIVSSPLWFRAPFAVLRLFVREKLRERVCTVKAHELANHIPVTSLPEHLGGSSQYSHMAWIQSCVNSTLNNSTDGNTDCLDGLLHSYCQDQNQTANANPGATLLGNSLDDGNANPQNHRHTHWNGLTPLCSNANIANGRQAPPPQSDTPPDTPLHHKHNTETPSAPKGGVNDCRRDGNGAEQEADFLGEEAETRDGVPPLPQKSSRPTPLSRSPVHETSWPLGTASVHTAEPGGMSVQELVQHVKTKKKKGIYQEYEEIRKEPPAGTFDYSKKPANQVKNRYSDVLCLDESRVRLCPLNDDDDETSDYINASFMDGYKMTNAYIATQGPLPKTYGDFWRMVWEQLVLIIVMTTRVVERGRVKCGQYWPLEAGRTEEYGYFLVRNVHIEMFQDFKLSHLELYNSQTGECREVSHYLYMSWPDFGVPKSASAMLDFRAKVKQRQELALRTIFPDWTGPLGGPPIVVHCSAGIGRTGTFCTLDICLSRLEDIATVDVKQTVRRMRTQRAFSIQTWDQYYFCYRAVIEYAQQKRLLAPVEWSDTELETDSE; encoded by the exons ATGGCACGAAAGTTCGACGTCTCCCGAGCCATAGAACTCTTCCAGGCTTACAAG TATACTAGGATAAAGGAAGGTATCTACAATATTAACCCAAATGAAGAACCTTTGAGGACTGAGTTATTGAGTGGCAAATTTACAGTCCTG CCAGGGCGTGACGCTAAGGGCGCAGCCTTGGCGCTCTTCACTGCCCGTCTCCACCGTCCTGACGTCACTACCCACAAGGCTGTTCTTCAGGCCATCATCTATCAGCTGGACAAAGCCATAGAGAG CATTCAGACTCAGAGAGATGGTCTTATATTCATCTACGACATGACAAACTCCACCTACGCCAACTTCGACTACGAACTCTGTGTCAAAATTTTAAACCTTCTCAAA GGAGCTTTTCCTGCCAGGTTAAAGTGCGTGTTCATTGTGTCATCGCCACTTTGGTTTCGAGCGCCGTTTGCCGTACTGCGTCTTTTTGTGCGAGAGAAACTCAGAGAGAGG GTGTGTACTGTAAAAGCTCATGAACTGGCCAATCACATCCCAGTCACCTCGCTCCCGGAGCACCTGGGTGGCTCGTCACAGTACAGCCACATGGCCTGGATCCAGTCATGTGTTAattccaccctgaacaactccACTGATGGCAACACAGACTGTTTGGACGGTCTGCTGCACTCCTACTGTCAGGATCAAAACCAGACGGCCAACGCAAACCCAGGTGCCACGTTGCTTGGGAACAGCCTTGATGACGGCAACGCTAATCCTCAGAACCACCGGCACACCCATTGGAATGGCCTGACACCACTTTGTTCAAACGCCAACATAGCCAACGGCCGTCAGGCTCCACCCCCTCAGTCAGATACGCCCCCAGACACGCCTCTGcatcacaaacacaacacagaaaCACCGTCAGCGCCAAAAGGAGGCGTGAATGACTGCCGGCGAGACGGCAACGGCGCTGAGCAGGAAGCCGACTTCCTTGGCGAGGAAGCGGAAACAAGAGATGGAGTCCCACCCCTTCCTCAGAAGTCATCGAGGCCAACACCCCTGTCACGTAGCCCAGTCCATGAGACAAGCTGGCCACTTGGAACGGCATCGGTACATACGGCCGAGCCAGGGGGAATGTCGGTGCAGGAGCTGGTGCAGCACGTCaaaaccaagaagaagaaaggcaTCTACCAGGAGTACGAGGAGATCCGGAAAGAGCCACCCGCTGGAACCTTTGACTACTCCaa GAAACCAGCTAACCAGGTCAAAAACCGCTACAGTGACGTGCTCTGCCTGGACGAATCCCGTGTCCGACTTTGCCCACTCAATGATGACGACGATGAG ACTTCAGACTACATTAACGCAAGTTTCATGGACGGCTACAAGATGACGAACGCGTACATTGCCACTCAGG GGCCTTTGCCAAAAACATATGGTGATTTTTGGCGAATGGTATGGGAGCAATTGGTGTTAATCATAGTCATGACAACAAG agttGTGGAGCGAGGCAGAGTGAAGTGCGGACAGTACTGGCCTCTGGAAGCAGGCCGCACAGAGGAGTATGGGTACTTCCTGGTGAGAAACGTCCACATTGAGATGTTTCAAGATTTTAAACTTTCACATCTGGAGCTCTATAATAGTCAG actggTGAGTGTAGAGAGGTGTCTCATTACCTGTACATGAGCTGGCCGGATTTTGGGGTTCCAAAATCTGCGTCAGCCATGTTGGATTTCCGGGCAAAGGTGAAGCAGAGGCAGGAGCTGGCATTGCGAACGATATTTCCTGATTGGACGGGACCTCTAGGAGGCCCTCCCATAGTCGTGCACTGCAGTGCTGGAATCGGAAGGACAG GTACGTTCTGCACGCTGGACATTTGTCTCTCGCGCCTTGAGGACATTGCCACGGTGGACGTGAAGCAGACGGTGCGACGCATGCGCACTCAGCGCGCCTTCAGCATCCAGACGTGGGACCAGTATTACTTCTGCTACCGAGCCGTGATCGAGTACGCACAACAAAAAAGACTCCTCGCACCCGTCGAGTGGTCCGACACAGAGCTGGAGACGGACAGCGAGTGa